The Hymenobacter sp. 5317J-9 genome has a window encoding:
- a CDS encoding GAF domain-containing protein: MVDNSSSLIPANDAARLDALDRYQLLDARSEKVLDDVVAATARLFGVSNAMLSIVEQNQVLVKAPYNLPVSIERVPREQSICSATILQDDTAVFEDLAQATIPGVDTSLVQQLGLHFYAGHNLRTPDGFNLGSLCVYDGPPRQFSSIERTMLATLAGLVMRLLELRRTLGAHADRTAVLWEPVYRAIGSQLARLSALAERTAPAGRPAHLTDAVVAEVKAIADVVDQFVAATLKRA, translated from the coding sequence TTGGTTGACAACTCCAGTTCCCTGATTCCGGCCAATGACGCGGCCCGCCTCGACGCCCTCGACCGCTACCAGCTGCTCGATGCGCGCAGCGAAAAAGTACTCGACGACGTGGTGGCCGCCACCGCCCGGCTCTTCGGCGTCTCCAACGCCATGCTCTCCATTGTGGAGCAAAACCAGGTGCTGGTGAAAGCGCCCTACAACCTGCCCGTGTCCATCGAGCGGGTGCCGCGCGAGCAAAGCATCTGCTCGGCCACCATTCTGCAGGACGATACCGCCGTGTTTGAAGACCTGGCCCAAGCCACCATTCCCGGCGTCGACACCTCGCTGGTGCAGCAGTTGGGCCTGCATTTCTACGCCGGCCACAACCTGCGCACGCCCGACGGCTTCAACCTCGGCTCGCTGTGCGTGTACGACGGCCCGCCCCGCCAGTTTTCGTCCATTGAGCGCACCATGCTGGCCACCCTGGCGGGCTTGGTCATGCGCCTGCTGGAGCTGCGCCGCACCCTGGGCGCCCACGCCGACCGTACCGCCGTGCTCTGGGAGCCCGTGTACCGCGCCATTGGCAGCCAGCTGGCCCGCCTGAGCGCGCTGGCCGAGCGCACCGCCCCCGCCGGCCGCCCCGCCCACCTCACCGATGCCGTGGTGGCCGAGGTGAAGGCCATTGCCGACGTGGTGGACCAGTTCGTGGCCGCCACCCTCAAGCGGGCGTAG
- a CDS encoding SulP family inorganic anion transporter, translated as MSSLSAYFSQYKLNPKNEILAGLTTALALVPEVVAFALLAHISPLVGIGSAFVICLITSVFGGRPGMISGAAGSVAVVIVALVEQHGAEYLFLAVALMGLVQIAIGLLKLGKFIRLVPQPVVYGFVNGLAVIIFMAQLEQFKVRDAAGAEHWLTGNALLLMAGLVALTMAIVHFLPKLTKAVPASLVAIVVTSTLVIFGGLQTKAVGDIASIAGGLPTLHLPQVPFTWATFALVLPYAVIMALVGLTESLLTLTVVDEMTDTRGRGNQDCVAQGLANVASGLTGGMGGCAMIGQTMVNLESRGRGRLSGVVAAVALALFVVVGAPVIERLPLAALVGVMFMVVIGTFEWASLRILRRMPRTDVLVMLLVTLVTAVSQNLALAVLLGVIVSALAFAWENAKRIRARHHLDAAGAKHYEIYGPLFFGSVQAFGEKFDVATDPAEVIIDFRESRVADMSAIDALHKLTERYHRAGKTLHLRHLSPDCRQLLSNAGALIDVNVEEDPLYVVAGEERVG; from the coding sequence ATGTCTTCGCTGTCCGCTTATTTCTCCCAATACAAACTCAATCCTAAAAACGAAATTCTGGCCGGCCTGACTACCGCGCTGGCCCTGGTGCCGGAGGTGGTGGCCTTCGCGCTGCTGGCCCACATCAGCCCGCTGGTGGGCATTGGGTCGGCATTTGTTATCTGCCTTATCACGAGTGTGTTCGGCGGCCGGCCGGGCATGATTTCCGGCGCGGCCGGCTCGGTGGCCGTCGTTATTGTGGCGCTGGTGGAGCAGCACGGGGCCGAGTACCTGTTTCTGGCCGTGGCCCTGATGGGCCTGGTTCAAATTGCCATCGGGCTGCTGAAGCTGGGCAAATTCATCCGGCTGGTGCCGCAGCCGGTGGTGTATGGCTTTGTGAATGGTCTGGCCGTCATTATCTTCATGGCGCAGCTGGAACAATTTAAGGTGCGCGACGCGGCCGGGGCCGAGCACTGGCTTACGGGCAACGCGCTGCTGCTGATGGCCGGTCTGGTGGCCCTCACCATGGCCATCGTGCATTTTCTGCCGAAGCTCACGAAGGCGGTGCCGGCCTCGCTGGTGGCCATTGTCGTCACGTCGACGCTGGTGATTTTCGGCGGGCTGCAAACCAAGGCGGTGGGCGACATTGCCTCCATCGCGGGCGGGCTGCCCACGCTGCACCTGCCGCAGGTGCCCTTCACCTGGGCCACCTTCGCGCTGGTGCTGCCCTACGCCGTCATCATGGCGCTGGTGGGCCTCACCGAAAGCCTGCTCACCCTCACCGTGGTCGACGAAATGACCGACACCCGCGGCCGCGGCAACCAGGACTGCGTGGCCCAGGGCCTGGCCAACGTGGCCTCGGGCCTGACCGGCGGCATGGGCGGCTGCGCCATGATTGGCCAGACGATGGTCAACCTCGAATCCAGGGGGCGCGGGCGGCTGTCGGGCGTAGTAGCGGCGGTGGCGCTGGCCTTGTTCGTGGTGGTGGGCGCGCCCGTCATTGAGCGGCTGCCGCTGGCCGCGCTGGTGGGCGTGATGTTCATGGTGGTCATCGGCACGTTCGAGTGGGCCAGCCTGCGCATCCTGCGCCGCATGCCCCGCACCGATGTGCTGGTGATGCTGCTCGTCACACTCGTCACGGCCGTGTCGCAGAACCTGGCGCTGGCCGTGCTGCTGGGCGTCATCGTGTCGGCCCTGGCCTTTGCCTGGGAAAACGCCAAGCGCATCCGCGCCCGCCACCACCTCGACGCAGCCGGCGCGAAGCACTACGAAATCTACGGCCCGCTCTTCTTCGGCTCGGTGCAGGCCTTCGGCGAGAAGTTCGACGTGGCCACCGACCCCGCCGAAGTCATCATCGACTTCCGCGAAAGCCGCGTGGCCGACATGTCCGCCATCGACGCCCTGCACAAGCTCACCGAGCGCTACCACCGCGCCGGCAAAACCCTGCACCTGCGCCACCTCAGCCCCGATTGCCGCCAGCTGCTCAGCAACGCCGGGGCGCTTATTGATGTGAACGTGGAGGAAGACCCACTGTATGTCGTGGCAGGGGAGGAGCGGGTGGGTTGA
- a CDS encoding glutamate synthase subunit beta — MANPTGFKEFTRELPPKAAPQERVAHNHEFVGTYSEGQLTQQAARCMDCGIPFCHSGCPLGNIIPEFNDAVREEKWEDAYQILSATNNFPEFTGRICPAPCEAACVLSIHSSPVAIEEIEKHIIEIAFAKGYVQPTAPLLKSGKTVAVVGSGPAGLAAAAQLARAGHTVTVFERDDRPGGLLRYGIPDFKLDKWVIDRRIDLLKEDGISFRCNTEIGRDVSFAQLTRNFHAVVLAGGASVPRDLNIPGRELPGIHFAMDYLTQHNRRVSELDLPDAPLWVEGEDVVVIGSGDTGSDCVGTANRQRARSVTQFALMHQPGQERPAHTPWPLEPHIFRSSTSHEEGCHRYWGINTKEFLADEAGRLRALRVSDVTWETDVMGRRIRFEEVTNSDREIPCQRVLLALGFTGPRVDGLLSELEIDLDPRGNVLANDKAFVTNQPNVFVAGDMRRGQSLVVWAISEGREAARQVDLLLTGKTALPSKNAVGMFA; from the coding sequence ATGGCCAACCCCACCGGTTTCAAAGAATTTACCCGCGAGCTGCCGCCCAAGGCCGCGCCGCAGGAGCGCGTGGCCCACAACCACGAATTCGTCGGCACTTATTCTGAAGGGCAGCTCACCCAGCAGGCGGCCCGCTGCATGGATTGCGGCATTCCGTTTTGCCATTCGGGCTGCCCGCTGGGCAACATCATTCCCGAATTCAACGACGCCGTGCGCGAGGAAAAGTGGGAAGATGCCTATCAGATTCTCAGCGCCACCAACAACTTCCCCGAGTTCACCGGCCGCATCTGCCCCGCGCCGTGCGAGGCGGCCTGCGTGCTCAGCATCCACAGCAGTCCGGTGGCCATTGAGGAAATTGAGAAACACATCATCGAAATTGCCTTCGCCAAGGGATACGTGCAGCCCACGGCCCCGCTCCTGAAATCGGGCAAGACGGTGGCCGTGGTAGGCTCCGGTCCGGCCGGGCTGGCGGCGGCGGCGCAGCTGGCGCGGGCCGGCCACACCGTCACCGTGTTCGAGCGCGACGACCGGCCCGGCGGCCTGCTCCGCTACGGCATCCCCGATTTCAAGCTCGATAAATGGGTAATCGACCGCCGCATCGACCTGCTGAAAGAGGACGGCATCAGCTTCCGCTGCAACACCGAAATCGGTCGCGACGTGTCGTTTGCCCAGCTCACCCGCAACTTTCACGCCGTGGTGCTGGCCGGCGGGGCCAGCGTGCCGCGCGACCTCAACATTCCCGGCCGCGAGCTGCCCGGCATCCACTTCGCCATGGACTACCTCACCCAGCATAACCGCCGGGTGAGCGAGCTGGACCTGCCCGACGCGCCCCTCTGGGTGGAAGGTGAGGACGTGGTGGTCATCGGCAGCGGCGACACGGGCTCCGACTGCGTGGGCACGGCCAACCGCCAGCGGGCGCGCTCCGTCACGCAGTTTGCCCTCATGCACCAGCCCGGCCAAGAGCGCCCCGCCCACACGCCCTGGCCGCTGGAGCCGCACATTTTCCGCAGCAGCACCTCGCACGAAGAAGGCTGCCACCGCTATTGGGGCATCAACACCAAGGAATTCCTGGCCGATGAGGCCGGCCGGCTCCGGGCCCTGCGCGTGAGCGACGTGACCTGGGAAACCGACGTCATGGGCCGCCGCATCCGCTTCGAGGAGGTGACCAATTCCGACCGCGAAATCCCCTGCCAGCGCGTGCTGCTGGCCCTGGGCTTCACCGGCCCCCGCGTGGACGGCCTCCTCAGCGAGCTGGAAATTGACCTCGACCCGCGCGGCAACGTGCTGGCCAACGACAAAGCCTTCGTCACGAACCAGCCCAACGTCTTCGTGGCCGGCGACATGCGTCGCGGCCAGTCGCTGGTCGTCTGGGCCATCTCGGAAGGCCGCGAAGCCGCCCGGCAAGTGGATTTGCTGCTGACCGGCAAGACCGCGCTACCGAGCAAGAATGCGGTGGGGATGTTTGCGTGA
- a CDS encoding GAF domain-containing protein: MNPLLASLIPANDDARLRALDRYQLLDARSEKILDDVVATTARLFRVSNALISIVEKDTVLVKAPYNLPEPIERVPREQSLCSATILRDDTTVFENLEQSSAPGVDISLVRRMGLRFYAGHTLRTPDGHSIGALCLLDGPPRRFTSSERSLLGHLAGLVTRLLELRRVLGAHAGATVSLWELVYRAISEQLGRLGALAERVMPDSPSRQLSPAVAQEAGAIVGIIDQFLVATLRRP, translated from the coding sequence GTGAACCCTCTCCTCGCCTCCCTGATTCCGGCCAACGACGACGCCCGTTTGCGCGCCCTTGACCGCTACCAGTTGCTGGACGCGCGCAGCGAAAAAATCCTGGACGACGTGGTGGCCACCACCGCTCGCCTTTTTCGCGTGTCCAACGCCCTGATTTCTATTGTAGAAAAGGACACCGTGCTGGTGAAGGCGCCCTACAACCTGCCCGAGCCCATTGAGCGCGTGCCCCGCGAACAAAGCCTGTGTTCGGCCACCATTTTGCGGGACGACACCACCGTCTTCGAAAACCTTGAACAGTCCAGCGCGCCCGGCGTCGACATTTCCCTGGTACGCCGGATGGGGCTGCGATTCTACGCCGGCCACACCCTGCGCACCCCCGACGGCCACAGCATCGGCGCCTTGTGCCTGCTCGATGGCCCGCCCCGTCGCTTCACCTCCAGCGAACGTTCCTTGCTGGGCCACTTGGCCGGGCTGGTGACGCGCCTGCTGGAGCTGCGCCGCGTGCTGGGCGCGCACGCCGGCGCCACCGTGTCGCTCTGGGAACTGGTGTACCGCGCCATTAGCGAGCAGCTGGGCCGCTTAGGCGCCCTGGCCGAGCGGGTGATGCCCGATAGTCCCTCCCGGCAGCTGTCGCCCGCCGTGGCGCAAGAAGCCGGCGCCATTGTGGGCATCATCGACCAGTTTCTGGTGGCTACCCTGCGGCGGCCCTAA
- a CDS encoding SMP-30/gluconolactonase/LRE family protein, with protein sequence MVNRFFPAAAGFAPLPHLARLTAAALGFLALLPGCSKDDEPTTPAVTNPARISVPQAGVYPEGIQWDEASKRFYVSSRAKGTVGTVRDDSTYTEFGKDSRLISTIGLNLDASRSRLLAAVSDNNFNPSVQNQPTLRKLAALAIFNSSTGALTSYVDLGGLRPAGMHFANDIAVDKDGNAYITDSMSPIIYKVDLQGNATVFLENSQLSGGTGFGLNGIVYHPDGYLLTAKTSDGTLYKVPISNPAGFTTVTKTQSLVGADGLLLFDNNTLLVVAGSQGTVFRMASTDAWVSTTATGSFATGAVSATTITKRGSDAYVLYPYSATAPRFRIVKVNF encoded by the coding sequence ATGGTTAACCGTTTCTTTCCGGCTGCGGCCGGCTTTGCCCCGCTGCCCCATTTGGCGCGCCTGACGGCTGCCGCCCTCGGTTTTCTGGCCCTGCTGCCAGGCTGTTCCAAAGACGACGAGCCCACCACGCCGGCCGTCACCAACCCCGCCCGCATCAGCGTGCCGCAGGCCGGCGTCTACCCCGAAGGCATTCAGTGGGACGAGGCCAGCAAGCGCTTCTACGTGAGCTCTCGCGCCAAAGGCACCGTGGGCACCGTGCGCGACGACAGCACCTATACTGAGTTCGGCAAAGACAGCCGCCTGATTTCTACCATTGGCCTCAACCTCGACGCCTCGCGTTCGCGCCTGCTGGCCGCCGTGTCCGACAACAACTTCAATCCCAGCGTGCAGAACCAGCCCACGCTGCGCAAGCTAGCTGCCCTGGCCATCTTCAACAGCAGCACCGGCGCCCTCACCAGCTACGTGGACCTGGGTGGCCTGCGCCCCGCGGGCATGCACTTCGCCAACGACATTGCCGTGGACAAAGACGGCAACGCCTACATCACCGACAGCATGTCGCCCATCATCTACAAAGTGGATTTGCAGGGCAATGCCACGGTTTTTCTGGAAAACAGCCAGCTCAGCGGTGGCACCGGCTTCGGCCTGAACGGCATCGTGTACCACCCCGACGGCTACCTGCTCACGGCCAAAACCAGCGACGGAACGCTGTACAAAGTGCCCATCAGCAACCCCGCCGGCTTTACCACCGTCACCAAGACGCAAAGCCTCGTGGGCGCCGACGGCCTGCTGCTGTTCGACAACAACACGCTGCTCGTGGTGGCCGGCAGCCAGGGCACCGTATTCCGCATGGCCAGCACCGATGCCTGGGTTAGCACCACGGCCACCGGCAGCTTCGCCACGGGTGCCGTGAGTGCCACCACCATCACCAAGCGCGGCTCCGATGCCTACGTGCTGTACCCGTACAGCGCCACGGCCCCGCGGTTCCGGATTGTGAAGGTGAATTTTTAG
- a CDS encoding geranylgeranyl reductase family protein produces the protein MLAPASLASDYDVAIIGAGPAGAACALALRTSGLRVALLDKAQFPRDKVCGDAIPGHALKALRQLDPAFAEALWQLQPLDAVRQSRLVAPNGDSLWMRWKLPSFNSPRETFDAALLELVRLHTPTTILENTILKSLHVAPEAVHLHLAEGAELTCQVVIGCDGANSVVRRQLLPMPLDRAHHCAGVRAYFENIKDAEAGLTEYFFTKDYLQGYLWIFPVGHGRYNVGLGMLSETVAKHKVDLKQVLPELLATHPALAGRFDDARQLGAIQGFGLPLGGGRTVPVSGARFLLCGDAASLIDPIQGHGIDTAMQSGILAAKQVLACFGKQEFSAHFMRSYDAQVAHSISRKLAKSYRMMRFLSNKPWLVNAGVRLARVPGLKPWVQKAIG, from the coding sequence GTGTTGGCACCTGCTTCCCTTGCTTCTGATTACGACGTGGCCATCATTGGGGCCGGGCCGGCGGGTGCGGCCTGCGCCCTGGCCTTGCGCACCAGTGGCTTGCGCGTGGCCCTGCTCGACAAGGCCCAGTTCCCGCGCGACAAAGTGTGCGGCGACGCCATTCCCGGCCACGCCCTGAAGGCCCTGCGCCAGCTCGACCCCGCTTTTGCCGAGGCGCTGTGGCAGCTGCAGCCGCTCGACGCCGTGCGGCAGTCGCGCCTCGTGGCGCCCAACGGCGACAGCCTCTGGATGCGCTGGAAGCTGCCCAGCTTCAACAGCCCCCGCGAAACCTTCGACGCCGCGCTGCTGGAGCTGGTGCGCCTGCACACCCCCACCACCATTCTCGAAAACACCATCCTCAAAAGCCTGCACGTGGCCCCCGAGGCCGTGCACCTGCACCTGGCCGAAGGCGCCGAACTCACCTGCCAGGTGGTCATCGGCTGCGACGGGGCCAACTCGGTGGTGCGCCGCCAGCTGCTGCCCATGCCCCTCGACCGCGCCCACCACTGCGCCGGCGTGCGGGCTTATTTCGAAAACATCAAAGATGCCGAGGCCGGCCTCACGGAATATTTCTTCACGAAGGATTACCTGCAGGGCTACCTCTGGATTTTTCCGGTGGGCCACGGCCGCTACAATGTGGGCCTGGGCATGCTCTCCGAAACCGTGGCCAAGCACAAAGTCGACCTCAAGCAGGTGCTGCCCGAGCTGCTGGCCACGCACCCCGCCCTGGCCGGCCGCTTCGACGACGCCCGGCAGCTGGGCGCCATTCAGGGCTTTGGGCTGCCGCTGGGGGGCGGGCGCACGGTGCCCGTGAGCGGCGCGCGCTTTCTGCTGTGCGGCGACGCGGCCTCGCTCATCGACCCCATTCAGGGCCACGGCATCGACACGGCGATGCAAAGCGGCATACTGGCCGCCAAGCAGGTGCTGGCCTGCTTCGGAAAGCAGGAGTTTAGCGCCCACTTTATGCGGAGCTACGACGCGCAGGTAGCGCACAGCATCAGCCGCAAGCTGGCCAAAAGTTACCGGATGATGCGCTTCCTGAGCAACAAGCCGTGGCTGGTGAACGCGGGCGTGCGCCTGGCCCGGGTGCCCGGCCTGAAGCCCTGGGTGCAGAAAGCCATAGGGTAG